Proteins encoded by one window of Arachis hypogaea cultivar Tifrunner chromosome 1, arahy.Tifrunner.gnm2.J5K5, whole genome shotgun sequence:
- the LOC112789344 gene encoding uncharacterized protein — MTTRRGPGRYEKLGKESSTTALLHEEFKRSTSLPAHRTLSSSSRKMGSSALFGNINLQRNPTKRGNGNNNNNGSKKSHPLLSFLDLRKKSKTTARPEFARYVEYLKEGGMWDFKTNKPVIHYT; from the coding sequence ATGACGACGAGGAGAGGCCCTGGGAGATATGAGAAATTAGGTAAAGAATCTTCTACCACTGCGCTGCTTCATGAggaattcaagaggagcacaagtTTGCCTGCTCATAGAACATTATCATCTTCTTCGAGAAAAATGGGTAGTTCAGCATTATTTGGGAACATAAATTTGCAAAGAAACCCGACAAAGAGGGGTAAtggtaacaacaacaataatggtagcAAGAAGAGCCACCCACTGCTGAGTTTCTTGGATCTTCGTAAGAAGAGTAAAACAACGGCTAGGCCTGAATTCGCCAGGTATGTTGAGTATCTGAAGGAAGGAGGCATGTGGGATTTCAAAACCAACAAGCCTGTCATTCATTACACTTGA